The following nucleotide sequence is from Planifilum fimeticola.
CAAATCCTCCCTCGCTCGACGGGGAGGTGGAAAGGCCCACCAGCGTGGCGAGCACCCAGACGACGATGGAATGCCAATAGAGAAGGGGAATTTTGTTGTCGCGGAGGAAAGCCATGGTAAAGCGTTGCTTGTTCAAGAGATAATACTCCGCGATGAAGACCCCTCCGATCGGCGAGACGAAAGCCGAAAGGATGGTCAGGAAGGTGATGAAGCTGTCGTAGATGTTGAATACCGCCAAAGCCGTTCCGATCAGCCCGGCTACGATGACCAGGGTCGGCCTCGACCATCTGCGCAGGGCGACGGAGAGGGCGAGCCCCGTCGAATACAACCCGTTGTCATTGGTCGTCCAGGTGCCCAAAACGAACAGAATGGCCGCCAATCCGCCCCATCCGATGCCGAACATCACCTGGATGAACTCGGCGTTGGAGGTATATTTGGCGATGATGACGGCGATTACCAGCATCAGGCTGTTGCCGACTAAAAAGCCGACGACGGCCGCAATAATGGAGTCCTTCTTGGAGCGGGCCCACCGGCCGATGTCCGGTGCGGCGATGGCCCCAACGAGGAACAGAGAGGTGACCAGGGAGATGGCCATCCCGAGGGGAATCGTGTCCGCCACCGGTTCGACATGGACGGCTTTCCAAAAGGACTGGGAGGGGATCACGACCACGAGGATGCCGATGAGAATTCCGAACATGATCGGGACGGCGATGATGCTGAGCCATTCGATCGCCTTGTAGCCGATGACGGCGGTGGACATCATCAACAAGCCGCCGATCAGGGCCGCGACCGGCAGGGAGACTTCGATCCCGGCCAATTCCTTGACGATCAATTGTCCGCTGACCGCGAAAAAGCCCGTCTGCACACCGAACCAGCCCATTCCGGTGATCCCGATGATCAGGGAGGCGATGCGCGAGCCGTATTCTCCGAAGACGAACCGGGTGAGCATCGCGGTGGACATCCCGGTTTCACTGCCCACGTAGCAGGTGAGGGCTCCGACTACGGCCAGGATG
It contains:
- a CDS encoding purine-cytosine permease family protein translates to MGSQQYHYPLSGDYARESVPASARRHWLSLSLIWIGGGIDLAGILLGTQIGLGMSFENAMIATFIGSLILAVVGALTCYVGSETGMSTAMLTRFVFGEYGSRIASLIIGITGMGWFGVQTGFFAVSGQLIVKELAGIEVSLPVAALIGGLLMMSTAVIGYKAIEWLSIIAVPIMFGILIGILVVVIPSQSFWKAVHVEPVADTIPLGMAISLVTSLFLVGAIAAPDIGRWARSKKDSIIAAVVGFLVGNSLMLVIAVIIAKYTSNAEFIQVMFGIGWGGLAAILFVLGTWTTNDNGLYSTGLALSVALRRWSRPTLVIVAGLIGTALAVFNIYDSFITFLTILSAFVSPIGGVFIAEYYLLNKQRFTMAFLRDNKIPLLYWHSIVVWVLATLVGLSTSPSSEGGFGLFQMTQIPALDAFLAAFLLQWIIGSIVKRNSAKKAKETAESA